Part of the Prevotella communis genome is shown below.
ATCTGGTCGTAACCGACCAACATGTTGATCTTAGGAGAAACATGGATGAACTTGGAGTCAGCCTTGTTAGCCAGCGGACAGAGAATCAGCTTGCCGTTAGAACCTTCGACGGCGTTCTGATTATACTGGTTGTTGTAGTTGATACCCGCGTGAGTCAGGAGATAACCCTCGTTGTATTTGTCGGCGAAGTCCTGTGAGCAGTACATATAACATGTCTGAGCGCGAAGGTGCGGATCCAGGGAGAAGAGCACCTGCTTGGCGATATCCACGGCGTTTGCGGTCGTGATTTCGTCGGTGAACTTCATATAGTTGCCCTCTTCCTTGGCAATCTTGCCCTCCTTGATTTCCTGCGCGGTGATGGTGTCGAAACCGTCGAAGAGGTCGAGGGTGGTGTCACCAGAGGCGTTGCGCTTACCAGCCCAGATAGCGTTGTTCAGGTTCTCAGACAGCGACTTGGCAATCAAGGCCAAAACGTGCTTGGCGGTAGGTGCCTGAATCTGACCGTCGCCCTTTGTGTCGCCGATGGCACCAAGAAGGGTCGAGATGGCGCTGTTAGGCTCGAACTGGGCAACAACGGAGCCGAAGAAGGTCTCCAGTGTGCGGAAGTCCAGGTCCAGATTGAAGTTTGAACGACGTGAGGGCTTGTAGGGCGCGAACTGAGCGTTGCCGTTCAGCGCTGCCACACTTTCCTTGTAACGGATGCCCGGTCGGCCAGTCATGAACTTCAAGGTGTCCTGAATACCGATGATGGGCAGCATGAGGAGATCCTTGCGGTACTTACGAGCCGCGTCCTGATACTCCTCCAGAGTAAATTGTAGTTTTCCTGCCATAAAATGATAAGGTAAATGGTTGATTAATTCGGTTTGTTAAGAGGTCCTAGGGGAGAGAGTCGAAAAGAGACTGAGCACTGGCACGTGACTCGAAGTACTCTTCGGCCTCCGTCTTCTCGGTGCGCTGCTGCTGATGCTGGTCGTTCACCACGTGTGCTGTGGTGTCGCCAGGCTTCTGCTTCAGGGTGTTTACCTCGTTCTGCAGCTGAGCGTTTGCATCCGAAAGAGTCTGTTTCTCGGTCTTGAGCGTCTGAATCTCAGCGTTCAAGTTGTTGATTGTCTGCTTGTCTGCGCTGATGGCCGACTCGATAGTATCGAGCTGAGCGTCGTCAAGCGTGATTTTGCCGTCCTGACTGAGCAGGTGCTCACATGAGAGGATGGCACAAATGGAAGTGAAAATCTTCTTCATAGGGTTGATGGTTTGAGAATTAATGGATTCTTGGTGCTTTGAAGTGCTGAAGCACTGAGTCAATGCGCTCAGGAACTTCATGAATGCCGACTGGTCCTGCTTCGACATGGTGGGCAATTTGGGCGATATGGGCATGTTGGGGACAGGGATTCCTGCTGCTGACATGGCGTTTGCCATCGTGTCGGTCAGAACCGGTGCATCCTCGCCCTCGTAGTCAGTCAGCTCGTCCACGAAGCCCCATGCAAGAGCCT
Proteins encoded:
- a CDS encoding Clp protease ClpP, which translates into the protein MATNTKTTDYQLHLKGFVGGYDFDAGYVDYVLSKNEGKEVHVLIDSLGGRSNTALSIFSAFKRHGNVNVHFVGMNASAATIASLGAKRITMDSSAMYLVHKCSVGFLEWGQMNSDDLQALIDNIEHQKADLDKLDANIAQMYATRCKKDKADLLDLMKQGGWLTAEEALAWGFVDELTDYEGEDAPVLTDTMANAMSAAGIPVPNMPISPKLPTMSKQDQSAFMKFLSALTQCFSTSKHQESINSQTINPMKKIFTSICAILSCEHLLSQDGKITLDDAQLDTIESAISADKQTINNLNAEIQTLKTEKQTLSDANAQLQNEVNTLKQKPGDTTAHVVNDQHQQQRTEKTEAEEYFESRASAQSLFDSLP